The region ACGAGCTTCCCTCAACGTCACCTTGATAGCACATGAACAGGACGCTGGCAGGGCCATCGTGGCGAACTTTCCATCGTTCTTAAGAGGTATTCGGAACCCGAAAGCTGGTTTAAGCGACAAAAAAGACAGCGATCAGGACGCCCCGGCCCGCGCCTTTTCCTCGGCCACCAGTTCCTTTTTCGACAACTTGCCCACCATCGTTTTGGGTAAACTGTCACGAATTTCGATGCTCTTGGGCATTTCAATGCGCGAGAGCTGATCGGTCAGGAAGGCCCGCAGATCCTGGGGCGTCGCCTCGGCCCCGTCGCGCAACCGAACAAACGCCTTGGGCGCCTGGCCGCGATACTCGTCGGGGATGCCGATCACCACCACCTCGGCGACCGCCGGATGACGGTAGAGGGCTTCCTCGACGACGCGGGGATAGACGTTGTAGCCGCCACAGAGGATCACGTCCTTGATGCGATCGACGAGGTAGAAATAACCATCCTGATCGTAATAACCGATATCACCGGTGCGAAGGGCGCCATCGATAAAGATATCCCGGGTCTCGTCGGGGCGCTGCCAGTAGCCCAACATAACCTGCGGCCCCCGCACGCACAGCTCGCCCTTTTCGTTGGGCCCCAGCAGGGTCTTGGGGGCGAGAGGGTCGCGGATCTCGACCAGAGTACGCGGCATGGGCAGGCCGATCGAGGCCACCCGGGGCTCGCCCGAAAGAGGATTGCAGGTCACGACCGGCGAGGATTCAGACAAGCCATAGCCCTCGACCAGACGACAGCCCGACAGGGTCTCGAAGCGCGATCGCACCTCGACGGGCAAGGGGGCGCCGCCGGAAATGCACACCTTGAGCGACGACAGATCCCAGGTCCCCCGCCCCATGGCACCGTTGATAGCGGTGTAGAGGGTGGGCACACCGGGGAACAGGGTCGGCCGCTTGCGCCCAATAAGCTTAAGCACCTGCTCCAGATCGAAGCGCGGCACCAAGATCAGTTCGGCGCCAACGCGCACGCCCAGGTTCAAGACCACGGTCATGGCAAAGACATGGAACATGGGCAGCACGCCCAGCATGCGCTCTGCACCTTGCTGGACTTCGGGGATCCACTGGAACAACTGCTCGGTATTGGCGGTCACGTTGGCGTGGCTCAACATGGCACCCTTGGGCACGCCGGTGGTACCGCCGGTGTACTGCAAGACGGCGACATCGGTGTCTGCGGTAATCTCGACCGGGCGGGGCCGGCCATCGTTGGCGATCAGGCGCTCGAAGGGCACGTGGCGGAGATCTTGGGGGATCTCGGCCATTTCGGAGCGCTTCATCACCTGGAAGAGCAGGCCCTTGACCGAGGGCAAAATGCTACTCATCGGGCAAACGACGATGCGCTCCAGACAGGTCTCCTCCAGCATGGTGGCGACCTTGGGGTAGATCTGGCGCAAATCGAGGGTGATCATCACCGTGGTGCCTGAGTCCTCGATTTGATGACGCAACTCCCGCTCGACATAGAGCGGGTTATAGTTCACAACGATTCCGCCAATCTTAAGAATCGCATAATAAAAGATCACGAAATACGGTGTGTTGGGCAAACAAAGGCCGACGCGCGTCCCTTTTCTGACGCCGAGCTGCTGCAAGCCTCGGGCCGCCCGGTTCACAAGATCGCCCATCTCACGGTAGGTATAGCGCTTGCCCAAAAAATCCACGGCGGGCTGCGCGGGCCACGCCTGCACCGCCTGATCGAACAAGGCGGCCACGGGCCCAACGGGAAGGGGGGACGTCGAATGCTGCATGGTGTTCCTCACGGGTCCAACCTCGTCCAGCGACGACTTTTTCTTAACGGAGCGATGCGCCACGGCCCGGCCTCTTTTCCTGGAGTGACCCAAAAAAGGAGAGGTCTGGAGGCGTTCGCCCCCAGGCGGGGCTCGGGGGCGGCCCCGCGTTCCCGAGCCCCGCCCCATCGCCCCCCAGAACCAAACCGAGGCGCCTCCCTGCGGACTAGCGCGCCGCGTTTAAAACGACCCGGACGCGCCGACTTCAGGAGACATCAGAACTTGTAGACAAAGCTGGCACTGAAAATATCAACGTGGCTGTCATACTCACCCCTCAAGGTGCCGGCACTGGCCACGGATCCGGTTTCGTTGATCTTGGCTGCATCGGCAAAAATGTGGGTGTACCCGAGGTTGATGTTATCGCCATTGCCGAAGTCGTAGGTATAACCGGCCGACACCCAGTAGCGGTTGGAGTCAGGAATACGAGCCGTGCGGTACTTGTCGTAGACAGCCCCCTGATCATACGCCACGCCGAAGTTAAAGGCGTGAGTCTGATTCAAGTGATAGGTCGTCCCCACCGAGAAGAACCACGTATCGCGCCAGTTTTCTTCGGTAATGCTCTGAGGGCGCCCATCCGTGTACTTGATTCTGATGTCGTCGAAGTCCGACCAGTTCGTCCAGGCAATATCCGACATCACCGCCCACTGCGGCGTGATCTCGTGGTAAACACCCAGCGACACCGTATCCGGGGTGGTCAGGTCGGCCTGAGCGTCGGTATCGCGCAAGGTTGCCATGGCGGCCGCCAGAGCTGCCGGCACCCGATACTCGGCATTGCCCTTCAGCGTGT is a window of Pararhodospirillum photometricum DSM 122 DNA encoding:
- a CDS encoding long-chain-fatty-acid--CoA ligase, with product MQHSTSPLPVGPVAALFDQAVQAWPAQPAVDFLGKRYTYREMGDLVNRAARGLQQLGVRKGTRVGLCLPNTPYFVIFYYAILKIGGIVVNYNPLYVERELRHQIEDSGTTVMITLDLRQIYPKVATMLEETCLERIVVCPMSSILPSVKGLLFQVMKRSEMAEIPQDLRHVPFERLIANDGRPRPVEITADTDVAVLQYTGGTTGVPKGAMLSHANVTANTEQLFQWIPEVQQGAERMLGVLPMFHVFAMTVVLNLGVRVGAELILVPRFDLEQVLKLIGRKRPTLFPGVPTLYTAINGAMGRGTWDLSSLKVCISGGAPLPVEVRSRFETLSGCRLVEGYGLSESSPVVTCNPLSGEPRVASIGLPMPRTLVEIRDPLAPKTLLGPNEKGELCVRGPQVMLGYWQRPDETRDIFIDGALRTGDIGYYDQDGYFYLVDRIKDVILCGGYNVYPRVVEEALYRHPAVAEVVVIGIPDEYRGQAPKAFVRLRDGAEATPQDLRAFLTDQLSRIEMPKSIEIRDSLPKTMVGKLSKKELVAEEKARAGAS